Genomic DNA from Pygocentrus nattereri isolate fPygNat1 chromosome 11, fPygNat1.pri, whole genome shotgun sequence:
TTTTATACTCAAGAAAAGGGATGAGGATTCACTTACTGCTCATTTTTTCTGGTTGAGGGCCCTCTGGCTCTTGTATATTCCAGGTAACTCGTTTTCCCTGTGATTTGGCCTTGGTGCCTGCCACGACTAAGGATGATTCCATCTCCTGCTTAGATTCTGTTGAGACCTCTTGTAAATCAGTTTGGGGCTCCACAGCACCTGCTGGATCAGTGACTGAGCCCTCCTTCATCTCTTTCTTAATGAAGTCCAAGTTGTCAATTAAGTAGTCCACATTTATATCTTCATCTGAGGAGTCTACAGGTTCTTGCTTTACTAGGCATGGTGCTTGGAGAGGTTCTACCTCCATTTCTTCCTTTGCCACCACAGGCAAGCTAGGCGACTCACCGTCAGGCTCCTTTTTACAAACCATGGGAGCAGGGTCAGCTGGGCACAAATTGATGATGAGAGCATTATCACTGTAGGggtcatcaccaccaccatcatcatcatcatcatcatcaggcCAAATTTGTTCTATTTTGACCTGTATTGATGAATCAAAAGTGTCATTAGTACTTTTCTCATCCTGTGGTAATGAGTAACCGGTCTGATTTCTAGGCGTGGATGCATTTGACAAACTGATTTCACTGAATTCTTCGGATTTCTCAGTGGTGGTTGTCATGTCTTCTATCTTAATTTCctcagggttctttagttctTGACACAATTCATAGctttcttccctctcttcttttATATCTATCTGTAGCTGGGGCTCCCTCACCTCATCAAGTGGCCAGATGGTTTCTTGTTTAATTTCTTTGGGTTTGACTTCATATGGTTTGTTTGACACACTAATTAAAGGAGTCTCTTTTGTGATTTCTTCAGGGTTCTTGGACCCTTCAATTAATGTTGAATAGCCAGGACTACTGGGTTCACTCTGCACTTTAACTGACACAACTGAAATTCTGGTCTCACATTCATTTCCTCCAGAATCTTTCTTGCCCTTCAATGCCAGTGCATTTTTGATCAAACTGTGATTTGGCACTGTTGCCTCAACAGAAGTTGATATTGTAGATTTGTTAGTGCTCCTTTCTTTCTGGTGAGAGCTCTCCGGCACATCTGCTCTCCGTTTTCGGTCTCGAGAGGTTGATCTAGATCTCTTCCTTTTtggcctcgcctcgcctccatcTCTTGATGCTGAGGAAGACCTGTGTGAGGACGTctgctctctcctcctctctctggaCCTTGATCTAGACctggattgtgagtgagagcgAGAACGCTTTTTATCTTTGGATCTCTTGTGTCCATCTTTCAATCTGCCATCATACCGCTCATGGCTATCCCGCTTTGCTTTCCTCTTCCTTGAGCTCTCATTACTGCTGGAGCGAGTTGAGCGCCTCCTGTCTCGTAAATGTGAGTGCCTTCGCTCTCTAGATCTGGAACGAGATCGCCTTTTTTCTTTCGATCTGGAACGAGATCGCCTTTTTTCTTTCGATCTGGAACGAGATCGCCTTTTTTCTTTCGATCTGGAACGAGATTGCCTCCTTTCTTTCGATCTGGAACGAGATCGCCTTCTTTCTTTCGATCGCGAGCGAGatcgctttctttctttcgaTCGCGAGCGAGatcgctttctttctttcgaTCGCGAGCGAGATCGCCTCCTTTCTTTCGATCGCGAGCGAGATCGCCTTCTTTCTTTCGATCGCGAGCGAGATCGCCTTCTTTCTTTCGATCTCGAGCGAGATCGCCTTTTTTCTTTCGATCTCGAGCGAGACCGCCTTTTTTCTTTCGATCTCGAGCGAGACTGCCTGCGGCATGGAGATCTAGAGGGCGAGTGCCTCCTTTCTTCTGACCTTGagtgtttgttctttttattaCAGCGTTCTAATTCTTTGGAGTTAGGGCTTTGGGAAGCAGACTCTGACTGCCTGCCTTCTTCCTCAGGCTTGGGGCATGGAGATATTTCCTGCTGCTTGCTCTTGCTGCTTACATCAGAGCTGCTTGCTAATGATGGCACTTCACACAAGCCATTCCCTTTGGGGACATCAGGTTCAGACTTGCACTTGGGCTGCACTGGAGATGGCTCATCTTCTGGTTCAGCCTTCACCTCCATCTTCACTTTGTTGTCACTGTGATGACTGGAGGTTGAGCTCGATCTGGAGCGACCCAATGCTTTGGTAAATGGGCTTTCAGGAGTTCCACTACTCTCAGAATCAGACATGGCAGGGCTTTCACTGTAAGCCATAACAGCAGACAGACTCCCAGATTGCATTTGCATATGTCCGCTGGCTAACTGATCCGACGGCAGTGACCATGGGTCTTCCTTGAAAGGAGCTGGCTCGTTTTTAACTTGCACAAACATTTCAGAATGTTCTTCTTCCACAGGTGAATCCATGTCCATGGGTTCTGCTTTAATCTGATGTACAGGACCTTCAGTTTGTTCCACAGCCGGCTGCATGGACACACTGCTTCGGGGTTCCATCTCAGGACAGTCAATCTCAGCTTCACTTTCTGACGAATCAGACCCTGTGGGATTAAAGGGATCATAAATCTCGCTCTTCACAGAGGGCTTTTTAGCCTGAGAATGGGACGTTAGCAGCTTTTGCTTGTCTTTCTGTGCCTTCTTTGCAGACTCATCTTTCACAGGCAGAGCCTGCTCAGGTGCAGAAAGCCGCCGAGCATGCCACGGGTTCCCACTCGTGCTAATGCGGAAGCTAATAGCAGAAGATGACGATGGCCGTGAATTTGAAGTTACGCTGGCCGAGGACGAGGGAGCAGAGAAAGAGTTAGAAAAAGAGGACGAAGGTCCAGCACTGTGTAGCCTATGTCTTTGGCTGTCTACTGCCCTACTCTGGCTTACACTTGCCCGTTGCTGGTCAACAGTATGCTCCCTCCCTTTGTCACCTGCTAAACTGGTCATGGAAGATGCTGGTAAGTTGTTGCCATTGCTCCCACTGCTGCCATGCACTGCAGAACTGCTTTCCCTTTTAATCTTTGGTATCCTTGGCAACCCAGACACATCCAGCCATACTGGCTTGGGTGGAGGCTTTTTTGCAGGGGGCTGCTGAGGAGCATCTCCCCTTACTCCACAGCGGGCGTCAGAGGCACCACTTTGAATCCTTGTTGGGGTTTGGCCTCTGAACGCACAGGTGCCCCACTGACTCTGTTCAGTTCCAGCAGGGTGTGACGGCACTGGTCTGTGGGGCACTGGCGTATGCAATCGTGATTGCCCAAGGACAGGTGAGGGTGTGAGTGAAGTGGGTGAGGAGGGGGATACTGGAGTCATGGGCGCAGGACAGGGAAGTGGGGAACTGTGTGATGAACGTCTCTGTAAGGGGGGGGCAGAGGGTGACAAGGAGGAGGAGGCAGGCTGTCTGGCGGACTTAAAGGGACTTGCTTCAGTGGAGGGTGTGCTCCGTGTTTCTTCTGAAGCTGAGCTGCCCGAGATGCTGGTCCTTGGCAAAGACAAACTCActgaaacaagaaaataaaagaaaatattctGACATATTAACCGCACAGACGACATGTGGACCATGCCATTGTTGTCCATTATAAAAAATAGCTTGTTTTGTTCAGTATGTGAATCTTGATgctttttgtacatttgtagCCTGTCCTTAAATTTCTAGGCCACAACACTGACCCTAGGTTTAATAAATATAGCATgcattaggggtgggaatctttaggcacctcatgATTCAATTAGATTACGATTCGGAGGGCTGCACTGCGATTATaaaaacgattatcgatgcatcttttttttttctatacaggatttctattttcttacAGTCTGATGACTTGGTagttttaaagtaaagtatttgtaatgatccataatgaatttacttctaatatcttttattaataaatcaaatggaagtgatgtggcaagtgaactagaAGGCTTTCATTCACTGCTATTGCTTGGAGCACATGATGCGCTGCTaccactcatctgcgataaaatgcacagttaGGGTGAAATAAAATTCTGTGGCAATGGATGTCCATGCAGCATGTTACATCCTACCCGTTTTCTTTAAAgattttataacttcagtgttggTCTCGTTGTAGAGGGAGGTGgatcactgtgtcagtaaaatattttcgAGATTGGACACTGAATCTCATCTCCAAAGTGTACAACATAGCGCAAAAACACAGGTTACGTGGACTTACTCGCATAAGTTGGTTTTGTGGTACGTTAAacctgcaacgagagactgcaTCTCTCTAAAAAGTTGAGAACATGAAGTAATTTCTCTTTCGAATtattccgttccaccttaaatggtgcagcagttacattcagcgtctcagtcagaatttaaggtggaacatgaaaATTCGAATgaaaagcgacttcagccttgtaaatcAGTCAAACAATGAgacacattttacaagaaactgttctagcTTTGAGGAAACGTTTTCTGTCAAAGgtgggaggaaagcggctatagctgaactaaagcttcaagcagagcaaagtaaatctgcactctcgattatattttttagcctatactaggacagcacatactgagacatactggacaatAAATGTCTCCCAAGGTTGTGtgactttgttgaaaggacaaaatggctcttctaaaCATTTGGATTGtcgactcctgacctaacctggttTTTAACACAGAGGGTGGCGGTTGGATTTTGCGCTCGTCCATGTGTGTTcttgttatgtgccgccacagactgtctggGTGCCCCGGacacccacttccaagttcagCTTCTTACGTTCTGTCAACATTACGTTTTAAATTAAATAGTTAGAAAATTGATTTTGACATCTAAGAAatgattcagaatcgttcacgtccgtATCGTGATGCAATCAAGTTTTTCCCGCAAACGTACTATACATAGTGAATAAATAGTGAAATGCCAACAAAAACCCTTTACAAGGTATGCATGAGGAAATAAAAAGCAAGCATACAATCAGCACAGATGACTTACCAGGTTTGGTGGCTTTGAGAGAGCCATCTCTGTTGATGATCACATCAGAACTGTCCATAAGCAGCATGCTCTGACCGCTCAGGATGCTACCCAGCAGGTCTGGTACTGGTGCAGCCTCAGCCACCTCCTGCACCTGAGGGATACCTTGCCCTCTCCTGCTAAGAAACCAAACATATCAACCACATATCAATCTTTTGGTGAACATTTGTCAGCGCAGAATGTGCTCGCTATCTTACAGTTTCTGATTTTAGTCCACAGACTGTGATTTACTATTTCTATATATTGTTACACCATTACGTTTCATCAGAATTTAAACCTATACAGTGAATTAAAAAAGTTAGAAGCATTTTCTTCGTGCTCACTTTAGAGCATGCAGCCCTGATTTTGCTGGCTTAAATGAAATCTGGGTCACCTGGGTAAACCAGCAGATATGGGTCGGGCCACAGGCTGGTGAGAGCGCAAGGCAGAGCGTGACAAACCCCGTCGCTTAGCCTCTAGCAAAGAGGACGGAGTTGGTGCCTGCTGTGTCTCCTCACTCCTGAAAAATAAGAATTCTATTCTTTAGATTTAGAATTATGCTGCTAACTTATCTAACAGATGCAAAGCAGCCTGTGAGTGTACTTTGAGGTGGGTATtatgacaaaaatgtattttattgtgaGAAATATATCATAATATGCTTTTCAGAGCATGTCATCATCAGTATTTGAAGAACACAACATGTATTAATTACAAAGAGAgtataattaggcctgtttaaccaaatatagtgcagtgcagtgtgtaaaatataaaaataaaaaacatcacattcaAAGTTTTCAATAGATGCTTCTCAATTTAATAAACTAAATTAGGAAGCATAGTGTATATggaaaaaatgacttgaaatattgtgatatatttttgccatattgcccccTCCTAATACAAATTGCAcatatttaaacatgaaatagaGTAGATTATCACACTAGGAAAATTccaaaaaatagtaaaatagtatAGATGTAACAAATACAACCAAAATTGACTTTTCTCACACAGTTAAGCTAATTATGTCATAAACTTACTCATCATCAAAGGGGTCAAGATCAAAAGGGTCTCCATAAATAGACAGGGAGGCTGCCCCAATGTCTGCTCTCATGCTGCCAAGTGTTTGCTCAGATGGACGGTACACAGAGGGAATGGAAGAGCTGCGAACGGGCTTCTTAATGCCCAGACTGCGTGCGATACGACCTCGAGTAGTGGTCTTCATCTTCTGCACCTGAAAGAATACAACAGTTTATGTTTGCCCGTTTAAGCGTCTGTGTCACAGTGACTCCGAGATCATGATACCTAAACGTTAACATCGGTTCACTTTACAGTGCTCTTAGACACACGTCTATGCATTCAATCTGTTATAGATACTGATAAACATTTCCTTAGAATCACTGAATCATTGTAAGTTTATATCTAGGACAAATCATATCATATGACAATtttcaaaaactaaagaaggacTTGAAGTTTGTGTAACAGGCCATGACATACCAATTTTTTTCTTGACTTTGTCCTTCTCACTCTACGCTTCCGTCTCTTCACCCCTGTGCTTGCTGTTTTGCCCCCAGTGGCTTTCCCTTCTTTTTTAGTTTTCCTTCTTTTAACTGCATACAAATTGCATTGCAGTTATCCAGGGTGAGACAATAGATAAACTCAATATACTATGTTATTGTATCGCACCAACGCATTAAgctattaataaataaaacatcaaagacTGCGTTCTGGGTACAAACAGAGCCATACAACACTTCTGTTCCCCAGAAGTTAGCTACCTGTCCTTCGCCTCCTGCGGGGCCGTGGGCGGGGGGTCAAGTCCCGCACATATACAGCTGTGTTGAGTCCAGCCACCACAGCATTAATGGTCTCATCCAGCCAGGTGGACTGCATCAGGTACCGGGGAGCAATCTGGCATGAGTAACAGGAATAACAGAACAGTAATCACTTACCATGTATTACAAACAGTGCTAGGCAATATGACCTCAAATCAATATCACGATTAACTGGTAATTTTACCTCAAATACTGatcaattattttgtttttgtttgtttttttgcccaCATAGTTTACTGACAAGGCTTGTACCATCAATATGCTGTGCATATCCTTAAGGTAAATCGTCTCAACAGCCAGTTTGGAATTCATGCGGCTTTTACATCAATTCAACTTGACATTTGTCACAATTTCGCACTGCatgagccacgtgaagcaaCGTAATGCGTTATTCTTTTGCACATGCGAGTCACTTTACGAGATGATCTGTTCATAAAGGTCACGTTTAAAAGGGATtgagaacagctaaacaaaaaattggatttggtgagaaaatcaaatTTGGGCCACTTTCATCTGCTGTGTGAATATAGCCCTGGCTTCTATGTCGCAGACTGGACGTGGTGGAGTCACATCACTACATGCGTGTTAGTACGTTTTTGAGAAGACAGTACATGAACACACAGAGCGTGGAAAGATCTAAAGATAACGACATCTAAATAAACGACATAAACAAGATTAAAATGGTTAGAGGCTCTGAATGTTGGTTTCAATTTACTTTACAATTAATTGCCCAGCTCTAATTACAAACATGCAGAAACAACACAGGTTGACACATATACAATATTTTCAAACAAAGTTGGAATAGTTGCATTCAAAAGTCCTTTaagttgaattaaaaaaaaagattaaaaatgtttctctcATAATGTTTAAATTTTAAAGCTTTCTTTAGCTTAAAACCACAACAACATAGCACAAGTCCAAAAAGAACTCTCTGTTTGAACataaacatattaataatattaccCCCATATTAATAACAAACCAGGGGAACTTTCCTGAAAGCATCACAGGACAAAAACTGTGTAAACATTATGATGCTTTGAAGAAAACTGACAGAATCGTTTAGCAAATGCTAAACATACATTGCCAGTATGTTAGGAAGGCCAGGCAAAAACATCATGCAAACCTGTGCAGCAGTGCGTGCCTGTGTGATACGGTGTCTGTTGATGTTGGCGCGGACCCTCTCGCTGTGCTGAGTGCGTGCGATGGCTCTGGTGGGCCTGGAGGTGGGCAGCCAAGAGCGGCTGGTGGTGGGAAGAATGCTGCTTTCATCTTCACTTGATCGCTCTCttcctaaaacacaaagaaaagctCTTTCTGTGAATACATAGCAAACAATTGGAACTTGAAACTTACTTTAAATTAGGATGGCAGTTGTTAAACAACTTCTTTCGttagaatatttacaaaaatacgAAAGTACATCATTTGTTTAGaagtttgtgaaatttacacaataaaaaactaaaaagtcATTGTGCccagtaaacttttttttttattgctgcaGCCCAAGTCTGTAATAATTAACACTGCCATCATGCAACAATGAATATCCTCTTTAAAACAtccacataaatacatacagcaacttttatttaagtaaaaaaaaaaaaaaaaaaaaaaaaaagtttttctaaCTTCTGTGTAAACTGACAGAAACTGTATTTACTAGGTTATCTTTAGGGCTGAAAGattgatcatttttataataaaatcaaattgGGAAAGATTTCAAAGAtaactgcaatttaaattgcaaATGCAAACTTGGTCAGAAAAATGCAACTCCCATCAGCCATAATTATCTTTACAAATAGTGAATTATGATGGGAATAGCTACTGGTGTTGGCAATATCTGGGTCATTACTTGTGTTGTGGTTATTTGGTGCACATTCTGGGCAAAACCACTCCTCAACAGGCACAGCATCCAAAGGGGGTGTCAAACACTCCATATGGTACCTTCAatagaagaaagagaggggtcAGAGTCTGTGACACTCATCGCACTGCATTAAAGAAGACTGCTTTCTGCACTATGAAATTTCCACTGTACAGGGTGTGTGATTTATTTCGGCTAGAAATGGTCTATTGTGAGTTTTCCTACAAGTGTGCCTCACTATCACCATATATAGTTCTTATCTAACACTATTTAAGTATGTTAGACAAGGTTGGCACAAACTCCTCACCCAGCATCACAGCCATCACAAAGCAACAGGCGGTCTTCTCTGTCTGATCCACCACACACCTCACAGCTGGTCTGCTCCAGATCCAGATCCACCTGCTCCTCTTGGCCAGCCTTCACTGTTTTCTGAACCATTATCTACACAGACACAAGCAAACATAAAAGACAACATTTCAGTGCTTTCCAAAACATCACAAATCACTAAAATGCCACTGTATGCAATACTGATTCTCTTTAATATCCACAGTGGCCCTGTGAATATAATCACTTCATGTTACAGGTTAGCAACAAAGACTAAAAGGACATAAACCCAAGAAACAGTTACATACCGTTTTCTGGACTTTGCCTCCAAAGCATTTTCGAAGTAGGATATTACTGAAGACTATCCGGTCCACAGGACAGGAGTTAGCATTCTAAGGACAAAAGAAAAGTGTCATGCAAAAAAAGCATATCCAGATGTTCGACGCTGCTCCTGCTGTTGCACGTGGGCATGTACACTGCTtctaacaaaagaaaaactttgttttttttcatgacaatattgtttacacaaaaaaaaggatgaagaaaaaga
This window encodes:
- the phrf1 gene encoding PHD and RING finger domain-containing protein 1 isoform X1, encoding MDEEDSQDELINKNASHGKGKRPASSILSDEEENSDDGCDSQEGATDSEEDDEDDDDASVDRDDEDGEEEDGEDSGHEDAEKDLEGAVGSTSTDLAGLSSDEDAEKCPICLNSFHEQPVATPESCMHYFCLDCILEWAKNANSCPVDRIVFSNILLRKCFGGKVQKTIMVQKTVKAGQEEQVDLDLEQTSCEVCGGSDREDRLLLCDGCDAGYHMECLTPPLDAVPVEEWFCPECAPNNHNTRRERSSEDESSILPTTSRSWLPTSRPTRAIARTQHSERVRANINRHRITQARTAAQIAPRYLMQSTWLDETINAVVAGLNTAVYVRDLTPRPRPRRRRRTVKRRKTKKEGKATGGKTASTGVKRRKRRVRRTKSRKKLVQKMKTTTRGRIARSLGIKKPVRSSSIPSVYRPSEQTLGSMRADIGAASLSIYGDPFDLDPFDDESEETQQAPTPSSLLEAKRRGLSRSALRSHQPVARPISAGLPSRRGQGIPQVQEVAEAAPVPDLLGSILSGQSMLLMDSSDVIINRDGSLKATKPVSLSLPRTSISGSSASEETRSTPSTEASPFKSARQPASSSLSPSAPPLQRRSSHSSPLPCPAPMTPVSPSSPTSLTPSPVLGQSRLHTPVPHRPVPSHPAGTEQSQWGTCAFRGQTPTRIQSGASDARCGVRGDAPQQPPAKKPPPKPVWLDVSGLPRIPKIKRESSSAVHGSSGSNGNNLPASSMTSLAGDKGREHTVDQQRASVSQSRAVDSQRHRLHSAGPSSSFSNSFSAPSSSASVTSNSRPSSSSAISFRISTSGNPWHARRLSAPEQALPVKDESAKKAQKDKQKLLTSHSQAKKPSVKSEIYDPFNPTGSDSSESEAEIDCPEMEPRSSVSMQPAVEQTEGPVHQIKAEPMDMDSPVEEEHSEMFVQVKNEPAPFKEDPWSLPSDQLASGHMQMQSGSLSAVMAYSESPAMSDSESSGTPESPFTKALGRSRSSSTSSHHSDNKVKMEVKAEPEDEPSPVQPKCKSEPDVPKGNGLCEVPSLASSSDVSSKSKQQEISPCPKPEEEGRQSESASQSPNSKELERCNKKNKHSRSEERRHSPSRSPCRRQSRSRSKEKRRSRSRSKEKRRSRSRSKERRRSRSRSKERRRSRSRSKERRRSRSRSKERKRSRSRSKERKRSRSRSKERRRSRSRSKERRQSRSRSKEKRRSRSRSKEKRRSRSRSKEKRRSRSRSRERRHSHLRDRRRSTRSSSNESSRKRKAKRDSHERYDGRLKDGHKRSKDKKRSRSHSQSRSRSRSRERRREQTSSHRSSSASRDGGEARPKRKRSRSTSRDRKRRADVPESSHQKERSTNKSTISTSVEATVPNHSLIKNALALKGKKDSGGNECETRISVVSVKVQSEPSSPGYSTLIEGSKNPEEITKETPLISVSNKPYEVKPKEIKQETIWPLDEVREPQLQIDIKEEREESYELCQELKNPEEIKIEDMTTTTEKSEEFSEISLSNASTPRNQTGYSLPQDEKSTNDTFDSSIQVKIEQIWPDDDDDDDGGGDDPYSDNALIINLCPADPAPMVCKKEPDGESPSLPVVAKEEMEVEPLQAPCLVKQEPVDSSDEDINVDYLIDNLDFIKKEMKEGSVTDPAGAVEPQTDLQEVSTESKQEMESSLVVAGTKAKSQGKRVTWNIQEPEGPQPEKMSKLALFKLKLKQEGSRKAASTSFTYDSSQESATVQVGAKPTVTSLNPPAQGGRSNSGQRGSKSHKEELLQDPQQKDKYMKKLHMQERAIEEVKLAIKPFYQKRDITKEEYKEILRKAVQKVCHSKSGEINPVKVANLVKAYVDKYKHARKHHKSGSSGQSQSVEDLKDSETPG
- the phrf1 gene encoding PHD and RING finger domain-containing protein 1 isoform X3, which produces MDEEDSQDELINKNASHGKGKRPASSILSDEEENSDDGCDSQEGATDSEEDDEDDDDASVDRDDEDGEEEDGEDSGHEDAEKDLEGAVGSTSTDLAGLSSDEDAEKCPICLNSFHEQPVATPESCMHYFCLDCILEWAKNANSCPVDRIVFSNILLRKCFGGKVQKTIMVQKTVKAGQEEQVDLDLEQTSCEVCGGSDREDRLLLCDGCDAGYHMECLTPPLDAVPVEEWFCPECAPNNHNTRRERSSEDESSILPTTSRSWLPTSRPTRAIARTQHSERVRANINRHRITQIAPRYLMQSTWLDETINAVVAGLNTAVYVRDLTPRPRPRRRRRTVKRRKTKKEGKATGGKTASTGVKRRKRRVRRTKSRKKLVQKMKTTTRGRIARSLGIKKPVRSSSIPSVYRPSEQTLGSMRADIGAASLSIYGDPFDLDPFDDESEETQQAPTPSSLLEAKRRGLSRSALRSHQPVARPISAGLPSRRGQGIPQVQEVAEAAPVPDLLGSILSGQSMLLMDSSDVIINRDGSLKATKPVSLSLPRTSISGSSASEETRSTPSTEASPFKSARQPASSSLSPSAPPLQRRSSHSSPLPCPAPMTPVSPSSPTSLTPSPVLGQSRLHTPVPHRPVPSHPAGTEQSQWGTCAFRGQTPTRIQSGASDARCGVRGDAPQQPPAKKPPPKPVWLDVSGLPRIPKIKRESSSAVHGSSGSNGNNLPASSMTSLAGDKGREHTVDQQRASVSQSRAVDSQRHRLHSAGPSSSFSNSFSAPSSSASVTSNSRPSSSSAISFRISTSGNPWHARRLSAPEQALPVKDESAKKAQKDKQKLLTSHSQAKKPSVKSEIYDPFNPTGSDSSESEAEIDCPEMEPRSSVSMQPAVEQTEGPVHQIKAEPMDMDSPVEEEHSEMFVQVKNEPAPFKEDPWSLPSDQLASGHMQMQSGSLSAVMAYSESPAMSDSESSGTPESPFTKALGRSRSSSTSSHHSDNKVKMEVKAEPEDEPSPVQPKCKSEPDVPKGNGLCEVPSLASSSDVSSKSKQQEISPCPKPEEEGRQSESASQSPNSKELERCNKKNKHSRSEERRHSPSRSPCRRQSRSRSKEKRRSRSRSKEKRRSRSRSKERRRSRSRSKERRRSRSRSKERRRSRSRSKERKRSRSRSKERKRSRSRSKERRRSRSRSKERRQSRSRSKEKRRSRSRSKEKRRSRSRSKEKRRSRSRSRERRHSHLRDRRRSTRSSSNESSRKRKAKRDSHERYDGRLKDGHKRSKDKKRSRSHSQSRSRSRSRERRREQTSSHRSSSASRDGGEARPKRKRSRSTSRDRKRRADVPESSHQKERSTNKSTISTSVEATVPNHSLIKNALALKGKKDSGGNECETRISVVSVKVQSEPSSPGYSTLIEGSKNPEEITKETPLISVSNKPYEVKPKEIKQETIWPLDEVREPQLQIDIKEEREESYELCQELKNPEEIKIEDMTTTTEKSEEFSEISLSNASTPRNQTGYSLPQDEKSTNDTFDSSIQVKIEQIWPDDDDDDDGGGDDPYSDNALIINLCPADPAPMVCKKEPDGESPSLPVVAKEEMEVEPLQAPCLVKQEPVDSSDEDINVDYLIDNLDFIKKEMKEGSVTDPAGAVEPQTDLQEVSTESKQEMESSLVVAGTKAKSQGKRVTWNIQEPEGPQPEKMSKLALFKLKLKQEGSRKAASTSFTYDSSQESATVQVGAKPTVTSLNPPAQGGRSNSGQRGSKSHKEELLQDPQQKDKYMKKLHMQERAIEEVKLAIKPFYQKRDITKEEYKEILRKAVQKVCHSKSGEINPVKVANLVKAYVDKYKHARKHHKSGSSGQSQSVEDLKDSETPG
- the phrf1 gene encoding PHD and RING finger domain-containing protein 1 isoform X2 — its product is MDEEDSQDELINKNASHGKGKRPASSILSDEEENSDDGCDSQEGATDSEEDDEDDDDASVDRDDEDGEEEDGEDSGHEDAEKDLEGAVGSTSTDLAGLSSDEDAEKCPICLNSFHEQPVATPESCMHYFCLDCILEWAKNANSCPVDRIVFSNILLRKCFGGKVQKTIMVQKTVKAGQEEQVDLDLEQTSCEVCGGSDREDRLLLCDGCDAGYHMECLTPPLDAVPVEEWFCPECAPNNHNTRRERSSEDESSILPTTSRSWLPTSRPTRAIARTQHSERVRANINRHRITQARTAAQIAPRYLMQSTWLDETINAVVAGLNTAVYVRDLTPRPRPRRRRRTVKRRKTKKEGKATGGKTASTGVKRRKRRVRRTKSRKKLVQKMKTTTRGRIARSLGIKKPVRSSSIPSVYRPSEQTLGSMRADIGAASLSIYGDPFDLDPFDDESEETQQAPTPSSLLEAKRRGLSRSALRSHQPVARPISAGLPRRGQGIPQVQEVAEAAPVPDLLGSILSGQSMLLMDSSDVIINRDGSLKATKPVSLSLPRTSISGSSASEETRSTPSTEASPFKSARQPASSSLSPSAPPLQRRSSHSSPLPCPAPMTPVSPSSPTSLTPSPVLGQSRLHTPVPHRPVPSHPAGTEQSQWGTCAFRGQTPTRIQSGASDARCGVRGDAPQQPPAKKPPPKPVWLDVSGLPRIPKIKRESSSAVHGSSGSNGNNLPASSMTSLAGDKGREHTVDQQRASVSQSRAVDSQRHRLHSAGPSSSFSNSFSAPSSSASVTSNSRPSSSSAISFRISTSGNPWHARRLSAPEQALPVKDESAKKAQKDKQKLLTSHSQAKKPSVKSEIYDPFNPTGSDSSESEAEIDCPEMEPRSSVSMQPAVEQTEGPVHQIKAEPMDMDSPVEEEHSEMFVQVKNEPAPFKEDPWSLPSDQLASGHMQMQSGSLSAVMAYSESPAMSDSESSGTPESPFTKALGRSRSSSTSSHHSDNKVKMEVKAEPEDEPSPVQPKCKSEPDVPKGNGLCEVPSLASSSDVSSKSKQQEISPCPKPEEEGRQSESASQSPNSKELERCNKKNKHSRSEERRHSPSRSPCRRQSRSRSKEKRRSRSRSKEKRRSRSRSKERRRSRSRSKERRRSRSRSKERRRSRSRSKERKRSRSRSKERKRSRSRSKERRRSRSRSKERRQSRSRSKEKRRSRSRSKEKRRSRSRSKEKRRSRSRSRERRHSHLRDRRRSTRSSSNESSRKRKAKRDSHERYDGRLKDGHKRSKDKKRSRSHSQSRSRSRSRERRREQTSSHRSSSASRDGGEARPKRKRSRSTSRDRKRRADVPESSHQKERSTNKSTISTSVEATVPNHSLIKNALALKGKKDSGGNECETRISVVSVKVQSEPSSPGYSTLIEGSKNPEEITKETPLISVSNKPYEVKPKEIKQETIWPLDEVREPQLQIDIKEEREESYELCQELKNPEEIKIEDMTTTTEKSEEFSEISLSNASTPRNQTGYSLPQDEKSTNDTFDSSIQVKIEQIWPDDDDDDDGGGDDPYSDNALIINLCPADPAPMVCKKEPDGESPSLPVVAKEEMEVEPLQAPCLVKQEPVDSSDEDINVDYLIDNLDFIKKEMKEGSVTDPAGAVEPQTDLQEVSTESKQEMESSLVVAGTKAKSQGKRVTWNIQEPEGPQPEKMSKLALFKLKLKQEGSRKAASTSFTYDSSQESATVQVGAKPTVTSLNPPAQGGRSNSGQRGSKSHKEELLQDPQQKDKYMKKLHMQERAIEEVKLAIKPFYQKRDITKEEYKEILRKAVQKVCHSKSGEINPVKVANLVKAYVDKYKHARKHHKSGSSGQSQSVEDLKDSETPG